The following is a genomic window from Anopheles aquasalis chromosome 3, idAnoAquaMG_Q_19, whole genome shotgun sequence.
AACAGTTACAGCACTGGGAAGGGAGGATCGGCCACGAGCCATGCTACTGCCTACGGTAGTCCAGCGGCTATTCCCGAGGAACGTCGGCGTTCGGTTtcggcccagcagcagcagctgcgtaGCAATCGGCCGGCCAAACTGCGCACCAGATACTAGGACGATTTGGATTTAACTTATTCCTGGCAAACGCTGTCGATACTGTCGTGATGGGTGATGGTCACATTGCTTTGAGTTGAATTAATAAACGAAAAAGACACTGGAAACTGATCAAACGGAGCTGTAagagaatttcatttcaattccaacgcCTCAAGAAACGAACTCATGATTTTCGAGGTGAAACTTTAACGGCTAAATCGGTAGAGTTCAAGCCATAAGCCCAATGTCGTTTAATATTTCCTagtttctccttttttatctttcttatATGCATCGTTTCTCTGTGATCTACTAGATGTAAAAATATCATGAAAGTTTTTAAAAAGATTATTACATGGAACCGAAAAGTTATCATACCTGCAACGTGCTTCATGGTAATGATACTTCGAATTTTATAATACAAGATAccaaaaataatcaaatgtTGCACATGCAcggatttttgtttaaattatcTAATATAACTAAAAGACTACTCACTGCAACAAAGTGAATTGTTTCTAAATTGGATAACCACTAGAATTCCATTCGATCACTTGATCAACATTTCCAATCACTCTGGCGCTTGATTATGAATGTAAAATAATGCATTATCGATAAGCAACACCGACAGTTTCGTCCAGCGGAAACAGTAAGAAAAGTTCCTTGTTGCTACCAATACGTCTTTGTGCAAAATTAGCCGATCTAATACCGTGCTTCTCTCTGCATTAGCATAAATTACCGAAAATCAGCTCACTAACCCGGAACCGGTTTGCTTCCAGCAAACCTATAATTTGTGCTGCCACGTGAAGTAGAGGACAGCGTCCGTTGAGTGCCACAGATGTCAGTTCTTTAGTTGCGCTTGGTTCGCCATGAGGTGATGTGAGGGTTTCGAATAGTGCATACCATGGGAAAGCTGGTCGTATACACCCTCTTCCTGGCTGCTCTTGGCGGCTATTGCCGATTTTGCCAGGCTCAGAGCATTAGCCGCCAAGATTATGGTGTCATTACCGGTGAGAGAAAGCAATTATCTACAAAAAGAGTGAGATACTATGAggcattttcttcattttccgcaTAGAAACATTCGATTTGAACACGCTCTTGCGTGAAAACGCGAACCCGCAAGTGATCCTGCAAGAGCAAACGAAGGGAAGTGTAAAAACGGTGGAGATCAATACGGGTAACAGCGGTGAGTGACATGTTGAGCCAATTTGTTTGAAAGTTTCAACCAGAATTTCAAAACCATCACATTGCAGTTCAGGATGGCGGCATTCCCGCGCAACAGGACATAGCGTATCAACAGAGTCTCCGGAAATATCAACAGGATCTAAACAACTATCGACAGCTTTTATCACAATACAGCACATCGACTGAAAAGTATGTGCAGCCGGTACAACAAACATACTCTCAGCCCTATCGTTATCAATTATACCAACCTCAGCAATACCAAACCGCACAATACCAAATTCAATCATACCAATCACCGTCGTATCAATACCAACCGTACCAGTACCAGTACCAACCGAGTGGCTATCAGTCCTACACAGGCTACCAGCAAGGATCATCTTTCGTGCAACCAACATATCAACGAAATTTCAACCCGTTTGATTTATCATCGGGATCTTCTTTCGGAAGTAAGTTTAGAAATTCTGTTGATGACCCCACACCGAAAACGATGGTAATGTTCTGTAAACTATCTGGAATGTTCTTTTCAGGCCTTCTGGGTAGTGCAGGAAGCAGGCTACTAGGGGGATTATTTGgctaaaaaaaaagctcatcACCTCACTAGACGCGTCGTACCGCATGGTAcggatgaataaattaaagcatttctatttttaaatcgCACCTTTTTATTTTAAGCTCTCAGTCCGGCTCCGGGAGAAAAGAACAGAGATGAGCTCAAGGAACATTCGAGACCGAGAAATACTGTGCTGAACAGCTTTCCTCTGCTGTAGACGGAACATGACAAACTCGCACCATGATAAATGAACGTGACGGTCAACGGTTGGCAAAACGAAGCCGTAAACGAAGGTGTGAACTGAGGCACTCTTACTGTTCTGATCGGCCTTGATGATTGGTGTTTCCCTTTAGCTCCATCAACGGCGAACGCAAGTCAccagggttcgtcgcttgtcgtAGCACGCGGCATTGAAAgtctttcgtttcattttggaTTCGATAGAGACTGTAGCACGCTTTCTAGAACAAAATGGCAAtacttttgaagcatttcatatgttttctttcggttttttattcataaatttaaaaaaaatcacttaaacaaaaacaatgcaGACAAAATCATTGCCGTAAGTTTTCCGAAATGAACGAATTAAAGTTCAAAACACTCTCTCCATCAAGAGCGATGTTGGCAATTCGATGAAGGGCATCGACCCTCGTGTCATGTCTATAGATGCACCGTACCCTTCTCGTGGCACTTAGAAGAAGCTGTAAATGAATAGATTAACATTTAGTTTTTGTTGCCTTACGACATTCACAACCTTCACGGCGTACACTTACGGTAgcagtccaccaccaccaccgccgaacGAGTTTGCTGACGCTTGGGCACTCGAACCGGAGCCTCCGAATCCTCCGAgtccaccaccgaacgagGACGACTGGGCGGAAGCTTGGGCACCGGATCCACCGAAGCCACCGCCATTACCACCGCCGAACGAGTTGGCGTTCGAGTTACTGAACGATCCCGAGATTCCACCGAGACCAATGTTGAAGGAAGCGGATTGAGCGTTCGCCTGGCTACCGGAgaaaccgccaccgccgcctccacCGTAGTGACCAATCGGACCACCACCTAGTGGACCATCGTACGGTGAGTAGTGATCATGATGTGAGTGGTGTGGTCGGAATCGTCGCGGATACGGACGGAAGGGTGGCCCTTGGGTGTCGAGCGAATTTTCAACGATGACGATTCGTTCCggggaagagggaaaaacGTAAAATGCAAGGATAAATAAAGTGTCCTGTGAAAAAACCATCTGGCAGCATCAATCGGTGCCACCAACGCACGCTACACGTTGCTTGGTTGCTATGTTACTACGGCCGAAGCCATTACCTGGCACTGCGTATCCTACGGGAGCTACTACACCGACCGGAGCTATTCCGACCGGTGCGACCGCTACGGGCACCGCAACCGCTACCGGAAAGTATCCTACAAGTGCACCAATCCAGCAAAAAACCAATCGTTACAACTACAACGCTACAGCATTAGTTTTGGGCTTGTTAAGGAAGAACTTTTCGAACAGGTTAGAGGGAAAGATATTGGCGCAAGAATAGAGCAGAACAGAGGACAGATTTCATATTATGCGTAGCATCCAACCACACCCATGAATGAATGTCTTCGTTTTTGTGATTGATCGGTTAACGTTTCGCATATCCTGAagcaaaaaatatgcaaattcatTCCATAAACGGCGAACGAGATGGAATGCCAACACGGAATACCTGGCGACCGGACACAACTTCatcttcaacaaaaaacaaatgtttacaTAGCGGCAGACCGTACGGCACCACGGTACCAGCTCGTTTGAGTAAGAATTTAGCGCGCAAGACGGCGGGGCGTTGCGATTGCGATCTTGTAAGATCTTGTCGAGAGAGCTACGgggatttttggggaattCTTTTAAATGAACTCTATTTGGGCAAGACGATAATACGATTGCAAACATTTGCTCTCTATTGGTATGagtaaaaatgaataaatatcTATTAAACTTAGACAGTTGGACAACCATCTCCTCCGAATTGTATCATTATGATCACACATTATCATGCATGGGTGGGTTGGGGATGCTTCACACAATTGTAAAAGTGTCTCTATAGGCGGTAAGATGTAACACTATCGTACCTCTTCGCAGGGCTATTGGTTCACCATCAATATGTGTGTTCGTGCACCCGTGGTGGGGTGTATGTTGTGCGTGTGCGTAGAGATTAGACAAGACACGGTGCAAAGGGTGCATTGATATATTCAAAAGATTGGGCCACAAGAAACCCCAAGACGGTGAAGACGACGTTGACATAGAGGCATAGAAAGGTAAGGTTTAAAGGGATCAACTTTAGCTTTTTGATTGCATCAAACGAGATCGAAACAAAGGACCGAATATCTACCTTTTCGATATGCTTTGGCTGGAACTTATTCAAAGAAATATAGGACAATATTACAGCAATGGCGGAATTACAGGACAGAGTAgtcagcagaagaagaaaatgagaaataaaAAGTTAATAAACTACCCACAGTTTGACTAGAATAGTTGTTAGAGGTACTATCTACACTGCAAATATGTTAACTAAGGTCGACTTCGAGTCTCCGAGAATCGAATAAACCATTTCTCTGAAGCTAATTTCACTACAACTTTTCTCAATAATCGTGCACTGAGCGCTACACTTTGCCGGCCACTCCATTATAAGCACCCAACTCGACGATAAACTTCTATAAATACCTCCTACGAAACCGGGATATCCGAACCCAAACTGTGCCACGGGAGCCGCAATTGCAGCCGCCAGTAACGCGAACAGAACCACAAACAGCTTCATCCTCGATCAGGATCGATCTGATTCACCAATCACCAAAAGTCCTGCGTTTTCTCCGCCAAAGGATACACGAGAGGGAATGCACGCACGcctgtgatgtgatgtgtcgCGATCGAAGACGAACGAACAACTGCCGCATAGCGATAGTTAAATAATCGTTTTTATGCTCTCCAGACGCACAACGACCAGACTGGCGCAGCATCCGCACGGAATCTCACCATCTCCGGGTGTGTGCGAGTCCACCCAACGGTGTCGCAACGGTGGAGCGAAGGCTGCAGCGAAGGGGGTAGTAGTTGCTGATGGCGCAAGGTTGTTTGTTACGATATTCGATTGGGGCCCGACTCGCTCGCAGACCGGCTAGACGCGGCGTTCGGGAACACGTTGAGTCAGCCTAGTTTCCGCGATGGACCGCGGTGGGGCGGACCCGGGGCGAAGTCACGGGCGCCAATGTCACCGAAGAGTGTACGGCACtatagtgctggtggtggatgtgtGGTAGTGGTCAAGTTCAAGTAACACTGTAGCAGATCGTCACCACCTGATAGGCGCgtgtttttctcatttatttTCGCTACTATCATACAGGAACGAGTCAAGAGCGGTGTATCCTTGAAAGATTCCGTTTCTCGCGTGGTcattgaccgaccgacctgtGCGGCTGAAGACGATTCTGAAGAGGGGTGCCAATTTTAATAGAAAGTGAGTCAACTGTTCACAAGCGAAGCGGCTTATGATGATCAGCAGAATTGCAGAGGCTCTTATTTAAATC
Proteins encoded in this region:
- the LOC126575478 gene encoding keratin, type I cytoskeletal 9-like isoform X1, with protein sequence MKLFVVLFALLAAAIAAPVAQFGFGYPGFVGVPAKAYRKALRRGYFPVAVAVPVAVAPVGIAPVGVVAPVGYAVPGGGPIGHYGGGGGGGFSGSQANAQSASFNIGLGGISGSFSNSNANSFGGGNGGGFGGSGAQASAQSSSFGGGLGGFGGSGSSAQASANSFGGGGGGLLPFF
- the LOC126575478 gene encoding uncharacterized PE-PGRS family protein PE_PGRS10-like isoform X2; protein product: MKLFVVLFALLAAAIAAPVAQFGFGYPGFVGGYFPVAVAVPVAVAPVGIAPVGVVAPVGYAVPGGGPIGHYGGGGGGGFSGSQANAQSASFNIGLGGISGSFSNSNANSFGGGNGGGFGGSGAQASAQSSSFGGGLGGFGGSGSSAQASANSFGGGGGGLLPFF
- the LOC126575478 gene encoding uncharacterized protein LOC126575478 isoform X3; this translates as MKLFVVLFALLAAAIAAPVAQFGFGYPGFVGGPPFRPYPRRFRPHHSHHDHYSPYDGPLGGGPIGHYGGGGGGGFSGSQANAQSASFNIGLGGISGSFSNSNANSFGGGNGGGFGGSGAQASAQSSSFGGGLGGFGGSGSSAQASANSFGGGGGGLLPFF